A single Taeniopygia guttata chromosome 30, bTaeGut7.mat, whole genome shotgun sequence DNA region contains:
- the AP1M2 gene encoding AP-1 complex subunit mu-2 → MAASSLFILDLKGKPLISRTYKGDVGPGEIENFMGVLLQREEEGTLTPVLSHGHVHFLWIKHANLYLVATTKKNGNASLVFSFLYKVVEVFCEYFKELEEESVRDNFVIVYELLDELMDFGFPQTTDSKILQEYITQEGNRLERGGGRVPSTVTNAVSWRSEGIRYKKNEVFIDVVEAVNLLVSASGSVVLSEVLGTIRLKVFLSGMPELRLGLNDRVLFELTGRGKNKSVELEDVKFHQCVRLSRFDNDRTIAFIPPDGDFELMSYRLHTQVKPLILIESIIEKFSHSRLEILVKAKGQFKKQSVANAVEIAVPVPSDADSPKVKTTAGSARYVPERNVLLWSIKSLPGGKEHLMRAHFGLPSVEKEEEEGRPPIAVRFEIPYFTVSGIQVRYMKIIEKSGYQALPWVRYITQSGDYQIRTS, encoded by the exons ATGGCCGCCTCCTCCCTCTTCATCCTGGACCTCAAGGGGAAG CCGCTGATCAGCCGCACCTACAAGGGGGACGTGGGGCCGGGGGAGATCGAGAACTTCATGGGGGTCCTGCtgcagcgggaggaggaggggacCCTGACGCCCGTCCTGAGCCACGGCCACGTCCACTTCCTGTGGATCAAACACGCCAACCTCTACC TGGTGGCCACCACCAAGAAGAACGGCAACGCCTCCCTGGTCTTCTCCTTCCTCTACAAGGTGGTGGAg GTGTTCTGCGAGTACTtcaaggagctggaggaggaaagTGTCCGCGACAACTTCGTCATCGTCTACGAGCTGCTGGACGAGCTGATGGACTTTGGGTTCCCGCAGACCACGGACAGCAAAATCCTGCAGGA GTACATCACGCAGGAGGGGAACAGGCtggagcggggcggggggcgcgtGCCCAGCACGGTCACCAACGCCGTGTCCTGGCGCTCCGAGGGCATCCGCTACAAGAAGAACGAGGTCTTCATCGACGTGGTGGAGGCCGTCAACCTGCTG GTGAGCGCCAGCGGCAGCGTGGTGCTGAGCGAGGTGCTGGGCACCATCAGGCTGAAGGTTTTCCTGTCGGGGATGCCGGAGCTGCGCCTCGGCCTCAACGACCGCGTCCTCTTCGAGCTGACGGGCC GGGGGAAGAACAAGTCGGTGGAGCTGGAGGACGTGAAGTTCCACCAGTGTGTCCGTCTGTCCCGCTTCGACAACGACCGCACCATCGCCTTCATCCCCCCCGACGGCGACTTCGAGCTCATGTCCTACCGCCTGCACACCCAG gtgAAGCCGCTGATCCTGATCGAGTCCATCATCGAGAAGTTCTCCCACAGCCGCCTGGAGATCCTGGTCAAG gcCAAGGGCCAGTTCAAGAAGCAGTCGGTGGCCAACGCGGTGGAGATCGCGGTGCCGGTGCCGAGCGACGCCGACTCCCCGAAGGTGAAAACCACGGCGGGGTCGGCGCGGTACGTGCCCGAGAGGAACGTTCTGCTCTGGAGCATCAAATCCCTCCCG GGGGGGAAGGAGCACCTGATGCGCGCCCACTTCGGACTGCCCAGcgtggagaaggaggaggaggaggggcgGCCGCCCATCGCCGTCCGCTTCGAGATCCCCTATTTCACCGTCTCGGGCATCCAG GTGCGGTACATGAAGATCATCGAGAAAAGCGGATACCAGGCGCTGCCCTGGGTGCGCTACATCACCCAGAGCGGGG ATTACCAGATCCGCACCAGCTGA